A part of Carassius carassius chromosome 4, fCarCar2.1, whole genome shotgun sequence genomic DNA contains:
- the LOC132136731 gene encoding uncharacterized protein LOC132136731 isoform X2 has product MDLPPQRHPGSHSNPTLRRRMQRFLPFSVRRTSKVWNHYTQLSLHRVECNHCKRQLSFHNSTTSMREHLGRKHSIREGAVPPHNTTGIPSPAALHSHIQTSLRGNRCHTTGNAPFQPALPVTVKEEQEEVLPAEMAETKPARTTYTPDCVAGSGTSSSNAIVHQDTDIGCLMYNFPAGEIGSTAGGSTAGGSSNRSGSRACSNKRAEVLTDLILEMVFRDLRPLSVVEERGFKLLLNCLEPNYPVPSPSLLGSLLWHRYHILKQCLQQYLQTSLTSHCLTLCTEYWRSIDGCGVDGDGQYYLTVSTHFVDSNWRQAHYVLETRPIAEFKRSPSESGQASFADTLRAVLSEFQLPENFIFCVVHDTPIGSEPRGQENMAINPGCQQEIAGPSHAPPSNLPEGWAPLLCAGQALKLCVQEGLCVETVRQALADARAIVLHFQHNVNASMALSQKAEAVNKESTCLVLNDPGRWTTAIEMCERLLELKWVISSVLEEQKVATNLADHQWRLIHELVPVLKTVCIAASFLSEDINSAISALMPCLQGVSRLLGQKISECTCPVVKEVMQRIRAGMDKQWSLSDEDALLDSSAVLSSFLDPRFKELRFLSPHARSKLHDKVKELLSVHAFMSDEQMNAERRQSMEMEETVDERGEPADFGLDDSLPIPAMASLDSPESCGSVEEGDSIELQPSEPSVAISSPEQVNENTLGSPFKNASDRKRHSSGTSMTSPLRGDLQITPRIRMSPLPQSMYDILLGEDPTERMPEIHQQLENYIAEPLCRRSLSPLQWWRNKEHRFPAVARLARKYLSIPATAVSADRTFAPRESPVTQRRATLGSKHLDHILFLHQNTDYVDQLKGDSSTREIEQWNSVSGNQSRESLYQTLVSYESKVRVSEEES; this is encoded by the coding sequence ATGGATCTCCCACCTCAAAGGCATCCTGGAAGTCACAGCAATCCAACTCTTCGTCGGAGaatgcagcgttttttgccattTTCTGTTCGCCGCACATCGAAAGTGTGGAACCACTACACTCAGTTAAGTCTGCATCGTGTCGAGTGTAACCATTGTAAGAGACAGCTTTCCTTTCACAACAGCACTACTTCCATGAGAGAACACTTAGGACGCAAACACAGCATTCGAGAAGGAGCAGTACCCCCTCACAACACAACAGGCATCCCCAGTCCTGCAGCTTTGCATTCTCATATTCAGACCTCTTTACGTGGTAATAGATGTCACACCACAGGCAATGCTCCATTTCAACCAGCACTGCCAGTTACTGTAAAAGAGGAGCAGGAAGAAGTACTGCCAGCTGAGATGGCAGAGACCAAACCAGCTCGGACCACATACACCCCTGACTGTGTAGCAGGAAGCGGTACTTCTAGTTCAAATGCCATTGTGCACCAAGATACAGATATAGGTTGCCTAATGTATAATTTTCCTGCAGGCGAGATAGGCAGCACTGCTGGAGGCAGCACTGCTGGAGGCAGCAGCAACCGCAGCGGCTCAAGAGCCTGCAGCAACAAGCGAGCAGAGGTGTTGACCGATCTTATCTTGGAAATGGTCTTCAGAGACCTTCGGCCGTTGTCTGTGGTAGAAGAGAGGGGGTTCAAACTCTTACTGAATTGTCTAGAGCCTAACTACCCTGTGCCTTCTCCATCTCTACTTGGCAGTCTTCTTTGGCATCGCTACCACATCCTCAAGCAATGCCTTCAACAGTATCTACAGACAAGTCTAACTTCTCACTGTCTGACCCTCTGCACCGAATATTGGCGATCCATAGATGGATGTGGGGTTGATGGGGATGGTCAGTACTACCTTACAGTCAGCACGCATTTTGTAGACTCTAATTGGCGCCAGGCACATTACGTGCTTGAGACCCGTCCAATAGCAGAATTCAAAAGAAGCCCATCTGAGAGTGGGCAAGCGAGCTTTGCAGACACTTTGAGAGCAGTCCTCTCCGAGTTCCAGCTCCCAGAGAACTTCATTTTCTGTGTCGTGCATGACACCCCCATTGGATCCGAGCCCAGGGGGCAGGAGAATATGGCCATTAATCCGGGATGTCAGCAAGAAATTGCTGGACCCAGCCATGCTCCTCCCAGTAATCTTCCCGAGGGATGGGCACCTCTGCTTTGTGCAGGTCAGGCCCTGAAACTTTGTGTCCAGGAGGGACTTTGTGTGGAGACTGTCAGACAAGCTCTGGCAGATGCCCGTGCCATTGTTCTACATTTCCAGCACAATGTGAACGCTTCTATGGCACTGAGCCAGAAAGCCGAGGCTGTTAATAAAGAGTCCACATGCCTTGTCTTGAATGACCCAGGGCGCTGGACCACTGCCATTGAGATGTGTGAGCGTCTGCTGGAGCTCAAGTGGGTAATAAGTTCTGTCCTAGAGGAGCAAAAAGTAGCAACAAATCTGGCCGATCACCAGTGGCGTCTTATACATGAACTAGTTCCTGTGCTCAAAACTGTTTGCATTGCAGCATCATTTTTAAGTGAGGACATCAACAGTGCCATTTCAGCATTAATGCCATGCCTACAAGGAGTGTCTCGGCTCCTAGGACAGAAAATTTCAGAGTGTACCTGTCCAGTGGTGAAGGAAGTTATGCAGAGAATTCGTGCTGGTATGGACAAACAGTGGAGTTTGAGTGATGAAGATGCTCTACTGGATTCTTCTGCTGTATTGTCCTCGTTTCTGGACCCGCGTTTTAAAGAGTTGCGGTTTCTTAGCCCACATGCCCGCAGCAAGTTGCACGACAAGGTGAAAGAGTTGCTATCTGTTCATGCTTTTATGAGCGATGAACAAATGAATGCAGAAAGGAGACAAAGCATGGAAATGGAAGAGACTGTGGACGAGCGTGGAGAACCTGCAGATTTTGGATTGGATGATTCCTTGCCAATTCCTGCAATGGCTTCTTTGGATTCTCCTGAATCATGTGGATCTGTGGAGGAAGGTGACAGCATTGAGCTGCAGCCAAGCGAGCCCTCTGTTGCCATATCATCTCCAGAACAAGTCAATGAAAACACGCTTGGTTCGCCTTTCAAGAATGCTAGCGACCGTAAAAGACATTCTAGTGGGACCAGTATGACCTCACCGCTGAGAGGAGATTTACAGATCACGCCTCGTATACGGATGAGTCCTCTCCCGCAGAGCATGTATGATATTCTTCTGGGCGAGGATCCTACTGAACGAATGCCCGAGATTCACCAACAGCTGGAGAATTATATAGCAGAGCCACTTTGCAGACGCAGCCTCTCGCCCCTGCAATGGTGGCGCAACAAGGAGCATCGCTTTCCTGCTGTGGCCAGACTGGCTCGAAAATACCTGTCCATACCTGCAACTGCTGTTTCTGCTGATCGGACATTTGCCCCTAGGGAGTCCCCAGTGACCCAAAGAAGGGCCACATTGGGGTCTAAACACCTTGACCACATTTTGTTTCTCCATCAGAACACTGACTATGTGGATCAGCTGAAAGGTGACTCCTCCACACGTGAAATTGAGCAGTGGAACAGTGTTAGTGGAAACCAAAGCAGAGAAAGTCTTTACCAGACTCTAGTATCGTATGAAAGTAAGGTTCGTGTGTCCGAAGAAGAGTCATGA
- the napaa gene encoding N-ethylmaleimide-sensitive factor attachment protein, alpha a, with protein MDYSGKEKEALAIMAEADKKMKTSHSLFGSFLGSSSKVEEGCDLYVRAANMFKMAKNWNAAGDAFCKAAQLYLQVQSKHNAAINLLDAGNAFKKADPQEAISCFCQAIDIYTDMGRFNIAAKQHISVAEIYESELLDIDKAIAHYEHAADYYKGEESTSAANKCLLKVATYAAQMEQYQKATEIFEQIGTYSMDTTLLKYGAKDHFFKAALCHFCVDMLNCKLAVQKYEEMYPAFSDARECKLLKKLLNAHEEQNIDAYADAVREFESITRLDQWQTTMLLRIKKTIQDEENDLR; from the exons ATGGATTATTCTGGAAAAGAAAAGGAAGCTTTGGCCATCATGGCCGAGGCAGACAAGAAAATGAAAACGTCGCATTCGTTATTCGGGTCGTTTTTGGG GAGTTCCTCCAAAGTCGAGGAGGGCTGTGACTTGTACGTGAGAGCTGCCAACATGTTCAAGATGGCCAAGAACTGGAATG CTGCAGGAGATGCCTTCTGCAAAGCTGCACAACTGTATTTACAGGTGCAAAGCAAGCACAATGCAGCCATAAACCTTCTTGATGCTGGCAATGCGTTCAAAAAAGCTGATCCTCAAG AGGCTATAAGCTGTTTCTGTCAGGCCATTGACATCTACACAGACATG GGACGTTTCAACATTGCAGCGAAACAACACATATCTGTTGCTGAAATCTACGAATCTGAGTTACTGGACATAGATAAA gCCATTGCTCATTATGAACATGCTGCAGATTATTACAAAGGAGAGGAGTCCACCAG TGCAGCCAACAAGTGTCTTCTCAAAGTGGCAACATATGCGGCTCAGATGGAGCAGTACCAGAAAGCCACTGAAATATTTGAGCAG ATTGGGACTTACTCCATGGACACTACCTTGTTGAAGTATGGTGCTAAGGACCATTTCTTCAAAGCAGCACTGTGTCACTTCTGTGTGGATATGCTCAACTGCAAG CTGGCTGTACAAAAGTATGAAGAAATGTATCCAGCCTTCTCAGATGCTAGAGAGTGCAAGCTTCTTAAG AAACTTCTTAATGCACATGAAGAGCAGAATATTGATGCGTATGCTGATGCA gtCAGGGAATTTGAATCCATCACCAGGCTTGATCAGTGGCAGACCACCATGTTACTAAGAATCAAGAAGACCATTCAGGACGAGGAGAATGACCTTCGCTAA
- the LOC132136731 gene encoding uncharacterized protein LOC132136731 isoform X1: protein MANMKQEEPEINVKTQARHCSIAWKYYIKNESNATVYCRLCKTNFKFSSNTANMVKHLRVKHRLNISSVANGGERQCTEEPNEGSVDMDLPPQRHPGSHSNPTLRRRMQRFLPFSVRRTSKVWNHYTQLSLHRVECNHCKRQLSFHNSTTSMREHLGRKHSIREGAVPPHNTTGIPSPAALHSHIQTSLRGNRCHTTGNAPFQPALPVTVKEEQEEVLPAEMAETKPARTTYTPDCVAGSGTSSSNAIVHQDTDIGCLMYNFPAGEIGSTAGGSTAGGSSNRSGSRACSNKRAEVLTDLILEMVFRDLRPLSVVEERGFKLLLNCLEPNYPVPSPSLLGSLLWHRYHILKQCLQQYLQTSLTSHCLTLCTEYWRSIDGCGVDGDGQYYLTVSTHFVDSNWRQAHYVLETRPIAEFKRSPSESGQASFADTLRAVLSEFQLPENFIFCVVHDTPIGSEPRGQENMAINPGCQQEIAGPSHAPPSNLPEGWAPLLCAGQALKLCVQEGLCVETVRQALADARAIVLHFQHNVNASMALSQKAEAVNKESTCLVLNDPGRWTTAIEMCERLLELKWVISSVLEEQKVATNLADHQWRLIHELVPVLKTVCIAASFLSEDINSAISALMPCLQGVSRLLGQKISECTCPVVKEVMQRIRAGMDKQWSLSDEDALLDSSAVLSSFLDPRFKELRFLSPHARSKLHDKVKELLSVHAFMSDEQMNAERRQSMEMEETVDERGEPADFGLDDSLPIPAMASLDSPESCGSVEEGDSIELQPSEPSVAISSPEQVNENTLGSPFKNASDRKRHSSGTSMTSPLRGDLQITPRIRMSPLPQSMYDILLGEDPTERMPEIHQQLENYIAEPLCRRSLSPLQWWRNKEHRFPAVARLARKYLSIPATAVSADRTFAPRESPVTQRRATLGSKHLDHILFLHQNTDYVDQLKGDSSTREIEQWNSVSGNQSRESLYQTLVSYESKVRVSEEES, encoded by the exons ATGGCCAACATGAAGCAAGAGGAGCCAGAAATCAACGTGAAAACACAGGCCCGACATTGCTCTATAGCCTGGAAGTACTACATCAAAAATGAGAGCAATGCCACTGTTTACTGCAGGTTGTGTAAGACGAACTTTAAGTTCTCTTCAAATACAGCAAACATGGTAAAACACCTCAGAGTGAAACATCGACTCAACATCTCCAGTGTAGCCAACGGCGGCGAAAGACAATGCACTGAAGAGCCCAACGAAGGCAGCGTGG ACATGGATCTCCCACCTCAAAGGCATCCTGGAAGTCACAGCAATCCAACTCTTCGTCGGAGaatgcagcgttttttgccattTTCTGTTCGCCGCACATCGAAAGTGTGGAACCACTACACTCAGTTAAGTCTGCATCGTGTCGAGTGTAACCATTGTAAGAGACAGCTTTCCTTTCACAACAGCACTACTTCCATGAGAGAACACTTAGGACGCAAACACAGCATTCGAGAAGGAGCAGTACCCCCTCACAACACAACAGGCATCCCCAGTCCTGCAGCTTTGCATTCTCATATTCAGACCTCTTTACGTGGTAATAGATGTCACACCACAGGCAATGCTCCATTTCAACCAGCACTGCCAGTTACTGTAAAAGAGGAGCAGGAAGAAGTACTGCCAGCTGAGATGGCAGAGACCAAACCAGCTCGGACCACATACACCCCTGACTGTGTAGCAGGAAGCGGTACTTCTAGTTCAAATGCCATTGTGCACCAAGATACAGATATAGGTTGCCTAATGTATAATTTTCCTGCAGGCGAGATAGGCAGCACTGCTGGAGGCAGCACTGCTGGAGGCAGCAGCAACCGCAGCGGCTCAAGAGCCTGCAGCAACAAGCGAGCAGAGGTGTTGACCGATCTTATCTTGGAAATGGTCTTCAGAGACCTTCGGCCGTTGTCTGTGGTAGAAGAGAGGGGGTTCAAACTCTTACTGAATTGTCTAGAGCCTAACTACCCTGTGCCTTCTCCATCTCTACTTGGCAGTCTTCTTTGGCATCGCTACCACATCCTCAAGCAATGCCTTCAACAGTATCTACAGACAAGTCTAACTTCTCACTGTCTGACCCTCTGCACCGAATATTGGCGATCCATAGATGGATGTGGGGTTGATGGGGATGGTCAGTACTACCTTACAGTCAGCACGCATTTTGTAGACTCTAATTGGCGCCAGGCACATTACGTGCTTGAGACCCGTCCAATAGCAGAATTCAAAAGAAGCCCATCTGAGAGTGGGCAAGCGAGCTTTGCAGACACTTTGAGAGCAGTCCTCTCCGAGTTCCAGCTCCCAGAGAACTTCATTTTCTGTGTCGTGCATGACACCCCCATTGGATCCGAGCCCAGGGGGCAGGAGAATATGGCCATTAATCCGGGATGTCAGCAAGAAATTGCTGGACCCAGCCATGCTCCTCCCAGTAATCTTCCCGAGGGATGGGCACCTCTGCTTTGTGCAGGTCAGGCCCTGAAACTTTGTGTCCAGGAGGGACTTTGTGTGGAGACTGTCAGACAAGCTCTGGCAGATGCCCGTGCCATTGTTCTACATTTCCAGCACAATGTGAACGCTTCTATGGCACTGAGCCAGAAAGCCGAGGCTGTTAATAAAGAGTCCACATGCCTTGTCTTGAATGACCCAGGGCGCTGGACCACTGCCATTGAGATGTGTGAGCGTCTGCTGGAGCTCAAGTGGGTAATAAGTTCTGTCCTAGAGGAGCAAAAAGTAGCAACAAATCTGGCCGATCACCAGTGGCGTCTTATACATGAACTAGTTCCTGTGCTCAAAACTGTTTGCATTGCAGCATCATTTTTAAGTGAGGACATCAACAGTGCCATTTCAGCATTAATGCCATGCCTACAAGGAGTGTCTCGGCTCCTAGGACAGAAAATTTCAGAGTGTACCTGTCCAGTGGTGAAGGAAGTTATGCAGAGAATTCGTGCTGGTATGGACAAACAGTGGAGTTTGAGTGATGAAGATGCTCTACTGGATTCTTCTGCTGTATTGTCCTCGTTTCTGGACCCGCGTTTTAAAGAGTTGCGGTTTCTTAGCCCACATGCCCGCAGCAAGTTGCACGACAAGGTGAAAGAGTTGCTATCTGTTCATGCTTTTATGAGCGATGAACAAATGAATGCAGAAAGGAGACAAAGCATGGAAATGGAAGAGACTGTGGACGAGCGTGGAGAACCTGCAGATTTTGGATTGGATGATTCCTTGCCAATTCCTGCAATGGCTTCTTTGGATTCTCCTGAATCATGTGGATCTGTGGAGGAAGGTGACAGCATTGAGCTGCAGCCAAGCGAGCCCTCTGTTGCCATATCATCTCCAGAACAAGTCAATGAAAACACGCTTGGTTCGCCTTTCAAGAATGCTAGCGACCGTAAAAGACATTCTAGTGGGACCAGTATGACCTCACCGCTGAGAGGAGATTTACAGATCACGCCTCGTATACGGATGAGTCCTCTCCCGCAGAGCATGTATGATATTCTTCTGGGCGAGGATCCTACTGAACGAATGCCCGAGATTCACCAACAGCTGGAGAATTATATAGCAGAGCCACTTTGCAGACGCAGCCTCTCGCCCCTGCAATGGTGGCGCAACAAGGAGCATCGCTTTCCTGCTGTGGCCAGACTGGCTCGAAAATACCTGTCCATACCTGCAACTGCTGTTTCTGCTGATCGGACATTTGCCCCTAGGGAGTCCCCAGTGACCCAAAGAAGGGCCACATTGGGGTCTAAACACCTTGACCACATTTTGTTTCTCCATCAGAACACTGACTATGTGGATCAGCTGAAAGGTGACTCCTCCACACGTGAAATTGAGCAGTGGAACAGTGTTAGTGGAAACCAAAGCAGAGAAAGTCTTTACCAGACTCTAGTATCGTATGAAAGTAAGGTTCGTGTGTCCGAAGAAGAGTCATGA
- the rsph4a gene encoding radial spoke head protein 6 homolog A, whose translation MEVTEEALNNERLLAAARFKAFMMKNSTKTNLNLYEHLVRLLTKVMDERPENAVDVIEDMSRELKASILQEKQDTLRDSACSSAALLLAEQQKALFTRAAGDEGDREEDLVESPLPNVAELAFFFEQAGVGLGREEMHRVFLALKQLVDSQCLLRCRFWGKIFGTHSNYLVAEGEFREGEGEEEEGTEQTHEDEEREEEPWEDKDETELVEAADPPPKSTYKPPPPVPKEENHTGVNKYTYFVCQEPGMPWVRLPMVTPAQITVARQIRRFFTGRLDAPVVSYPAFPGNEANFLRAQIARISAGTHVSPLGFYQFGEDEGEDDGLRDSYEENPNFEGINVNEMAESLNLWVHHVQHILTQGRCVWVNVTKKSADDVDEDAEDEEREEESDEPEPEVGPPLLTPLSEDSKINDTPPWSTMVSSNLIPQFSIAVLRSNLWPGSYAYASVRKFGNIYIGWGMKYIGEAYTPTTFPPPQNEYPSGPEITEALDPSVEEEQALKAALEEQTAALEETEDLEEDEEEDD comes from the exons ATGGAGGTCACCGAGGAAGCGTTGAACAATGAGAGACTGCTGGCCGCGGCGCGTTTTAAAGCTTTCATGATGAAGAACAGCACTAAAACAAACCTCAATCT CTATGAGCACCTCGTGCGACTGTTAACTAAAGTTATGGACGAGCGTCCGGAGAACGCAGTGGATGTGATCGAAGACATGAGTCGCGAGCTGAAAGCAAGCATCCTTCAGGAGAAGCAGGACACCCTGCGTGACAGTGCGTGCTCGTCCGCGGCTTTGTTATTGGCCGAGCAACAGAAGGCGCTCTTCACGCGCGCGGCCGGCGATGAAGGGGATCGTGAGGAAGATCTG GTTGAGTCTCCTCTGCCGAATGTTGCAGAACTCGCATTCTTCTTTGAGCAAGCTGGTGTAGGTCTGGGCCGAGAGGAGATGCATAGAGTCTTTCTGGCTTTGAAACAGCTGGTGGACTCACAGTGTCTCCTGCGCTGTCGATTCTGGGGCAAGATCTTCGGCACGCACAGCAACTATCTGGTGGCTGAGGGGGAATTCAGAGAGGGtgaaggagaggaggaggaggggacAGAACAAACACATGAGGATGAGGAGAGGGAGGAAGAGCCATGGGAGGACAAGGACGAGACAGAACTTGTGGAAGCT GCTGATCCTCCCCCCAAATCAACATACAAGCCACCTCCACCAGTGCCAAAGGAAGAAAATCACACTGGTGTGAACAAATACACTTATTTTGTGTGTCAAGAGCCCGGGATGCCGTGGGTCAGACTGCCGATGGTCACCCCCGCTCAGATCACAGTAGCGCGGCAGATCCGTAGGTTCTTCACAGGCAGGCTTGATGCTCCTGTTGTAAGTTATCCTGCCTTTCCTGGCAATGAGGCCAACTTCCTGCGTGCCCAGATCGCACGGATCTCAGCGGGCACGCATGTCAGTCCTCTGGGATTCTACCAGTTTGGAGAGGATGAAGGGGAGGATGATGGCCTGCGAGACAGTTATGAGGAGAATCCTAACTTTGAGGGCATCAATGTAAATGAGATGGCTGAGTCTCTGAATCTATGGGTCCATCATGTACAGCATATACTTACACAG GGCCGCTGTGTGTGGGTAAATGTAACTAAGAAGTCTGCTGATGACGTGGATGAAGATGCTGAGGATGAAGAGAGGGAGGAGGAATCTGATGAGCCGGAGCCTGAAGTCGGGCCTCCTCTTCTGACGCCTCTGTCTGAGGACTCAA AGATTAATGACACCCCACCTTGGAGCACCATGGTCTCCTCTAACCTCATTCCTCAGTTTTCCATCGCTGTGCTGCGCTCCAACCTCTGGCCTGGATCTTATGCTTACGCTAGTGTCAG GAAGTTTGGAAACATATACATTGGTTGGGGGATGAAATATATCGGGGAGGCCTACACCCCAACCACTTTTCCACCACCCCAAAATGAGTACCCCAGCGGGCCTGAAATTACAGAGGCCCTGGACCCCAGTGTGGAAGAAGAGCAGGCTTTGAAAGCTGCTCTGGAGGAGCAGACAGCAGCCCTGGAAGAGACTGAGGATCTGgaagaagatgaggaggaggatgattaA